One genomic segment of Accipiter gentilis chromosome 29, bAccGen1.1, whole genome shotgun sequence includes these proteins:
- the LHX3 gene encoding LIM/homeobox protein Lhx3 isoform X4, with amino-acid sequence MLLERVRAGSEKAAELCPFPRSPEIPLCAGCNQHIVDRFILKVLDRHWHSKCLKCSDCQTQLAEKCFSRGDGVYCKEDFFKRFGTKCAACQQGIPPTQVVRRAQDFVYHLHCFACIVCKRQLATGDEFYLMEDSRLVCKADYETAKQREAESTAKRPRTTITAKQLETLKNAYNNSPKPARHVREQLSSETGLDMRVVQVWFQNRRAKEKRLKKDAGRQRWGQYFRNMKRSRGTSKSDKDSIQEEGPDSDAEVSFTDEPSMSEMSHSNGIYSNLNEASPALGRQAGTNGSFALDHSGIPAQDQYHDLRSNSPYGIPQSPASLQALPGHQPLISSLVYPDNSLGIMGQSGQGVPQSMRVLAGNGPSSDLSTGSSGGYPDFPASPASWLDEVDHAQF; translated from the exons ATGTTGCTGGAACGGGTCCGAGCCGGTTCGGAGAAAGCAGCGGAGCTCTGCCCCTTCCCGCGGAGCCCAG AGATCCCGCTGTGCGCCGGCTGCAACCAGCACATCGTGGACAGGTTCATCCTCAAGGTCCTGGACCGGCACTGGCACAGCAAGTGCCTGAAATGCTCCGACTGCCAGACGCAGCTGGCCGAGAAGTGCTTCAGCCGCGGGGACGGCGTCTACTGCAAAGAGGACTTCTTCAA GCGCTTCGGGACGAAGTGTGCCGCCTGCCAGCAGGGCATCCCCCCGACCCAGGTGGTGCGCCGGGCCCAGGACTTCGTTTACCACCTGCACTGCTTCGCCTGCATCGTCTGCAAACGGCAGCTGGCCACCGGCGACGAGTTCTACCTCATGGAGGACAGCAGGCTGGTCTGCAAGGCAGACTACGAGACGGCCAAGCAGAGAG AGGCTGAGTCCACGGCCAAAAGGCCCCGCACCACCATCACGGCCAAGCAGCTGGAGACCCTCAAAAACGCTTACAACAACTCGCCCAAACCGGCGCGGCACGTCCGGGAGCAGCTTTCCTCGGAGACGGGGCTGGACATGCGGGTGGTGCAG GTCTGGTTCCAGAACCGCAGGGCCAaggagaaaaggctgaagaagGACGCGGGGAGGCAGCGGTGGGGTCAGTACTTCAGGAACATGAAACGATCCCGGGGGACCTCCAAGTCCGACAAGGACAGCATCCAGGAGGAGGGACCCGACAGCGATGCCGAGGTCTCCTTCACAG ATGAGCCCTCTATGTCTGAAATGAGCCATTCCAATGGGATTTACAGCAATCTCAATGAAGCGTCCCCTGCTCTGGGGAGACAGGCTGGGACCAACGGGAGCTTTGCTCTGGATCACAGCGGCATCCCAGCTCAGGACCAGTACCACGACCTGCGATCCAACAGCCCCTACGGGATACCCCAGTCACCAGCTTCCTTGCAAGCACTGCCAGGCCACCAGCCTTTAATCTCCAGCTTGGTTTACCCAGACAACAGCTTGGGCATCATGGGACAAAGCGGACAAGGGGTGCCCCAGTCCATGAGGGTCCTGGCCGGGAACGGACCCAGCTCCGACCTCTCTACTGGCAGCAGCGGGGGATACCCGGATTTCCCTGCCAGCCCAGCCTCTTGGCTGGATGAAGTTGACCACGCTCAATTTTGA
- the LHX3 gene encoding LIM/homeobox protein Lhx3 isoform X2 — protein sequence MLLLSGGGDDTAESEAPVERTRRKRRLPGGRDARLRPRRPSPAGLRRGPGRDPAVRRLQPAHRGQVHPQGPGPALAQQVPEMLRLPDAAGREVLQPRGRRLLQRGLLQVVRRAQDFVYHLHCFACIVCKRQLATGDEFYLMEDSRLVCKADYETAKQREAESTAKRPRTTITAKQLETLKNAYNNSPKPARHVREQLSSETGLDMRVVQVWFQNRRAKEKRLKKDAGRQRWGQYFRNMKRSRGTSKSDKDSIQEEGPDSDAEVSFTDEPSMSEMSHSNGIYSNLNEASPALGRQAGTNGSFALDHSGIPAQDQYHDLRSNSPYGIPQSPASLQALPGHQPLISSLVYPDNSLGIMGQSGQGVPQSMRVLAGNGPSSDLSTGSSGGYPDFPASPASWLDEVDHAQF from the exons ATGCTTTTGCTATCGGGGGGAGGAGACGACACGGCCGAAAGCGAAGCCCCGGTAGAAAGAACGAGGCGAAAACGCCGGTTGCCCGGAGGACGAGACGCTCGTTTACGGCCCCGCCGTCCGTCCCCGGCCGGGCTCCGTCGGGGCCCGGGGAG AGATCCCGCTGTGCGCCGGCTGCAACCAGCACATCGTGGACAGGTTCATCCTCAAGGTCCTGGACCGGCACTGGCACAGCAAGTGCCTGAAATGCTCCGACTGCCAGACGCAGCTGGCCGAGAAGTGCTTCAGCCGCGGGGACGGCGTCTACTGCAAAGAGGACTTCTTCAA GTGGTGCGCCGGGCCCAGGACTTCGTTTACCACCTGCACTGCTTCGCCTGCATCGTCTGCAAACGGCAGCTGGCCACCGGCGACGAGTTCTACCTCATGGAGGACAGCAGGCTGGTCTGCAAGGCAGACTACGAGACGGCCAAGCAGAGAG AGGCTGAGTCCACGGCCAAAAGGCCCCGCACCACCATCACGGCCAAGCAGCTGGAGACCCTCAAAAACGCTTACAACAACTCGCCCAAACCGGCGCGGCACGTCCGGGAGCAGCTTTCCTCGGAGACGGGGCTGGACATGCGGGTGGTGCAG GTCTGGTTCCAGAACCGCAGGGCCAaggagaaaaggctgaagaagGACGCGGGGAGGCAGCGGTGGGGTCAGTACTTCAGGAACATGAAACGATCCCGGGGGACCTCCAAGTCCGACAAGGACAGCATCCAGGAGGAGGGACCCGACAGCGATGCCGAGGTCTCCTTCACAG ATGAGCCCTCTATGTCTGAAATGAGCCATTCCAATGGGATTTACAGCAATCTCAATGAAGCGTCCCCTGCTCTGGGGAGACAGGCTGGGACCAACGGGAGCTTTGCTCTGGATCACAGCGGCATCCCAGCTCAGGACCAGTACCACGACCTGCGATCCAACAGCCCCTACGGGATACCCCAGTCACCAGCTTCCTTGCAAGCACTGCCAGGCCACCAGCCTTTAATCTCCAGCTTGGTTTACCCAGACAACAGCTTGGGCATCATGGGACAAAGCGGACAAGGGGTGCCCCAGTCCATGAGGGTCCTGGCCGGGAACGGACCCAGCTCCGACCTCTCTACTGGCAGCAGCGGGGGATACCCGGATTTCCCTGCCAGCCCAGCCTCTTGGCTGGATGAAGTTGACCACGCTCAATTTTGA
- the LHX3 gene encoding LIM/homeobox protein Lhx3 isoform X1 gives MLLLSGGGDDTAESEAPVERTRRKRRLPGGRDARLRPRRPSPAGLRRGPGRDPAVRRLQPAHRGQVHPQGPGPALAQQVPEMLRLPDAAGREVLQPRGRRLLQRGLLQGIPPTQVVRRAQDFVYHLHCFACIVCKRQLATGDEFYLMEDSRLVCKADYETAKQREAESTAKRPRTTITAKQLETLKNAYNNSPKPARHVREQLSSETGLDMRVVQVWFQNRRAKEKRLKKDAGRQRWGQYFRNMKRSRGTSKSDKDSIQEEGPDSDAEVSFTDEPSMSEMSHSNGIYSNLNEASPALGRQAGTNGSFALDHSGIPAQDQYHDLRSNSPYGIPQSPASLQALPGHQPLISSLVYPDNSLGIMGQSGQGVPQSMRVLAGNGPSSDLSTGSSGGYPDFPASPASWLDEVDHAQF, from the exons ATGCTTTTGCTATCGGGGGGAGGAGACGACACGGCCGAAAGCGAAGCCCCGGTAGAAAGAACGAGGCGAAAACGCCGGTTGCCCGGAGGACGAGACGCTCGTTTACGGCCCCGCCGTCCGTCCCCGGCCGGGCTCCGTCGGGGCCCGGGGAG AGATCCCGCTGTGCGCCGGCTGCAACCAGCACATCGTGGACAGGTTCATCCTCAAGGTCCTGGACCGGCACTGGCACAGCAAGTGCCTGAAATGCTCCGACTGCCAGACGCAGCTGGCCGAGAAGTGCTTCAGCCGCGGGGACGGCGTCTACTGCAAAGAGGACTTCTTCAA GGCATCCCCCCGACCCAGGTGGTGCGCCGGGCCCAGGACTTCGTTTACCACCTGCACTGCTTCGCCTGCATCGTCTGCAAACGGCAGCTGGCCACCGGCGACGAGTTCTACCTCATGGAGGACAGCAGGCTGGTCTGCAAGGCAGACTACGAGACGGCCAAGCAGAGAG AGGCTGAGTCCACGGCCAAAAGGCCCCGCACCACCATCACGGCCAAGCAGCTGGAGACCCTCAAAAACGCTTACAACAACTCGCCCAAACCGGCGCGGCACGTCCGGGAGCAGCTTTCCTCGGAGACGGGGCTGGACATGCGGGTGGTGCAG GTCTGGTTCCAGAACCGCAGGGCCAaggagaaaaggctgaagaagGACGCGGGGAGGCAGCGGTGGGGTCAGTACTTCAGGAACATGAAACGATCCCGGGGGACCTCCAAGTCCGACAAGGACAGCATCCAGGAGGAGGGACCCGACAGCGATGCCGAGGTCTCCTTCACAG ATGAGCCCTCTATGTCTGAAATGAGCCATTCCAATGGGATTTACAGCAATCTCAATGAAGCGTCCCCTGCTCTGGGGAGACAGGCTGGGACCAACGGGAGCTTTGCTCTGGATCACAGCGGCATCCCAGCTCAGGACCAGTACCACGACCTGCGATCCAACAGCCCCTACGGGATACCCCAGTCACCAGCTTCCTTGCAAGCACTGCCAGGCCACCAGCCTTTAATCTCCAGCTTGGTTTACCCAGACAACAGCTTGGGCATCATGGGACAAAGCGGACAAGGGGTGCCCCAGTCCATGAGGGTCCTGGCCGGGAACGGACCCAGCTCCGACCTCTCTACTGGCAGCAGCGGGGGATACCCGGATTTCCCTGCCAGCCCAGCCTCTTGGCTGGATGAAGTTGACCACGCTCAATTTTGA
- the LHX3 gene encoding LIM/homeobox protein Lhx3 isoform X3: MQQIPLCAGCNQHIVDRFILKVLDRHWHSKCLKCSDCQTQLAEKCFSRGDGVYCKEDFFKRFGTKCAACQQGIPPTQVVRRAQDFVYHLHCFACIVCKRQLATGDEFYLMEDSRLVCKADYETAKQREAESTAKRPRTTITAKQLETLKNAYNNSPKPARHVREQLSSETGLDMRVVQVWFQNRRAKEKRLKKDAGRQRWGQYFRNMKRSRGTSKSDKDSIQEEGPDSDAEVSFTDEPSMSEMSHSNGIYSNLNEASPALGRQAGTNGSFALDHSGIPAQDQYHDLRSNSPYGIPQSPASLQALPGHQPLISSLVYPDNSLGIMGQSGQGVPQSMRVLAGNGPSSDLSTGSSGGYPDFPASPASWLDEVDHAQF; this comes from the exons ATGCAGC AGATCCCGCTGTGCGCCGGCTGCAACCAGCACATCGTGGACAGGTTCATCCTCAAGGTCCTGGACCGGCACTGGCACAGCAAGTGCCTGAAATGCTCCGACTGCCAGACGCAGCTGGCCGAGAAGTGCTTCAGCCGCGGGGACGGCGTCTACTGCAAAGAGGACTTCTTCAA GCGCTTCGGGACGAAGTGTGCCGCCTGCCAGCAGGGCATCCCCCCGACCCAGGTGGTGCGCCGGGCCCAGGACTTCGTTTACCACCTGCACTGCTTCGCCTGCATCGTCTGCAAACGGCAGCTGGCCACCGGCGACGAGTTCTACCTCATGGAGGACAGCAGGCTGGTCTGCAAGGCAGACTACGAGACGGCCAAGCAGAGAG AGGCTGAGTCCACGGCCAAAAGGCCCCGCACCACCATCACGGCCAAGCAGCTGGAGACCCTCAAAAACGCTTACAACAACTCGCCCAAACCGGCGCGGCACGTCCGGGAGCAGCTTTCCTCGGAGACGGGGCTGGACATGCGGGTGGTGCAG GTCTGGTTCCAGAACCGCAGGGCCAaggagaaaaggctgaagaagGACGCGGGGAGGCAGCGGTGGGGTCAGTACTTCAGGAACATGAAACGATCCCGGGGGACCTCCAAGTCCGACAAGGACAGCATCCAGGAGGAGGGACCCGACAGCGATGCCGAGGTCTCCTTCACAG ATGAGCCCTCTATGTCTGAAATGAGCCATTCCAATGGGATTTACAGCAATCTCAATGAAGCGTCCCCTGCTCTGGGGAGACAGGCTGGGACCAACGGGAGCTTTGCTCTGGATCACAGCGGCATCCCAGCTCAGGACCAGTACCACGACCTGCGATCCAACAGCCCCTACGGGATACCCCAGTCACCAGCTTCCTTGCAAGCACTGCCAGGCCACCAGCCTTTAATCTCCAGCTTGGTTTACCCAGACAACAGCTTGGGCATCATGGGACAAAGCGGACAAGGGGTGCCCCAGTCCATGAGGGTCCTGGCCGGGAACGGACCCAGCTCCGACCTCTCTACTGGCAGCAGCGGGGGATACCCGGATTTCCCTGCCAGCCCAGCCTCTTGGCTGGATGAAGTTGACCACGCTCAATTTTGA